Proteins from one Longimicrobium terrae genomic window:
- a CDS encoding SDR family oxidoreductase: MTDRSMKGRVCVITGATAGIGQATAAGLAQRGATVVLVARSRDKARASAEEIIRATGNERVQTVIADLSVQAQVRAAASEIADRFPAIHVLVNNAGMYTRRREVTADGIEMQLAVNHLAPFLLTNLLLDRLRAGAPARVVNVSSDGHKGGRIRWDDPGMANGYGGLRAYANTKLMNILFTRELARREDVSVLTANALHPGVVGTSLLFGGFAPISLFKRFLRTPEQGAATSIHLASSPAVAKITGGYFKDEKPIQPSAAARDDDASRRLWALSEQLTGLAPR; this comes from the coding sequence ATGACGGACCGCAGCATGAAGGGACGCGTCTGCGTGATCACCGGCGCCACGGCGGGGATCGGCCAGGCGACCGCGGCCGGGCTGGCGCAGCGCGGCGCCACCGTCGTCCTCGTGGCGCGCAGCCGGGACAAGGCGCGTGCGTCGGCGGAGGAGATCATCCGCGCCACCGGCAACGAGCGCGTGCAGACGGTAATCGCCGACCTGTCCGTCCAGGCACAGGTGCGCGCGGCCGCGTCCGAGATCGCCGACCGCTTTCCCGCCATCCACGTCCTCGTCAACAACGCGGGAATGTACACCCGGCGTCGGGAAGTGACGGCGGACGGGATCGAGATGCAGCTGGCCGTCAATCACCTCGCCCCCTTTCTGCTCACCAACCTGCTGCTGGACCGGCTGCGCGCGGGCGCCCCGGCGCGGGTGGTGAACGTCAGCAGCGACGGGCACAAGGGCGGCCGGATCCGCTGGGACGATCCGGGGATGGCCAACGGCTACGGCGGCCTGCGGGCGTACGCCAACACCAAGCTGATGAACATTCTGTTCACGCGCGAACTGGCGCGGCGCGAGGATGTCTCGGTGCTGACGGCAAACGCGCTGCACCCGGGCGTGGTGGGCACGTCGCTGCTCTTTGGCGGGTTTGCGCCCATCAGCCTGTTCAAGCGCTTTCTGCGCACGCCGGAGCAGGGCGCCGCAACCTCCATCCATCTCGCCTCCTCGCCCGCCGTGGCAAAGATCACCGGCGGGTACTTCAAGGACGAAAAGCCCATTCAGCCCTCCGCCGCCGCCCGCGACGACGATGCCTCGCGCCGGCTGTGGGCGCTCAGCGAGCAGCTGACCGGCCTCGCGCCCCGCTGA